From the genome of Tripterygium wilfordii isolate XIE 37 chromosome 6, ASM1340144v1, whole genome shotgun sequence:
ACGGACAGAATTTTTATGAAATCGATCGGTCAACATGCTGACATggcataaaaaatttaaaaaaaattattttttaactgATATTTTGCATAGGTGAAAATTCCTCTAAATAGTTTAAGggcataaataaatattttgccTAATCCCTTCTGCGAAATACACCGAACTTTGTACATCAACGTAATGAGAAGAATTGTCGTCTACGGAAGAGTATTCAAATCACCGAGTCAAAAGATGATAACAGCATGGACAGATGCCATaaaattttcttgaaaagttagaTAACCATTGAAAGATAGAAAGTGAAGCCCGTAACCACAGTGATTCCTCGGCCGCCTAAGCAGGACAAAAGCTGATTTATGTTGACTcggcgatttttttttttactgcatTGCTGGTGTATTTTAAAGGTTGAGACGTCGCATAATACTATGCAGAAGTTCATTCATCTTTAGTCCTTCCAAGTTCGAATGGCTCTGCATACCTTAGGAATCTGGCTCTGGCTTCCTCTTATCTTACTTtgccctcttcttctcttgaggAAGAAAACAAGGGGAAAGAATCAGCTTCCACCGAGCCCTCCAAAGCTTCCAATTTTAGGAAATTTGCTCCAACTTGGTGCATTGCCTCATCAATCTTTGTGGCAACTTTCCAAGAAGTATGGTCCTGTCATGTCTGTTAAGCTCGGTTACCTACCTGCTGTTATAATCTCCTCTGCTGATGCTGCAAGAGAGGTCTTAAAAACTCATGATCTTGCCTGTTGCAGTAGACCGCCCTTCGTGGGTGCGGGGCGACTCACCTACAATTATTCCGATATGGCTTTTGCACCATATGGTGATTACTGGAGGCAGTTGCGTAAAATTTGCGTTCTAGAGCTTTTTAGCTTGAAAAGGGTGCGATCATTCCAGTCCAtcagagaagaagaagtagCCGCTCTGATGAACTCAATCTTTCAATCAGCAACTTCCTCGACTCCTGTTGATCTTAACCAGAAGTTGTTCTCTCTCACTGCTAGCATAATATTCAGGATAGCTTTTGGGAGGAGCTTTAAAGGAAGTACTTTACATCACGATAAATTTCATGAAATGGTTCATGAAATGGAGGCCATTATGGGGGGCTTTTCAGCAGAAGAGTACTTCCCATATGTAGGTTGGATCATCGACAGGCTTACCGGTCGCAAAGCATGGATTGATAGAGTTTTCCACAAGATGGATTCTTTCTTCGAACAAGTAATCGAAGATCGTATTGAATCTGGGAGTGCAGAAAAAGACCAGGAAGATATTGTTGATTCGATGCTAAGATTACAGAGAGATCAGACAGAGCAGTGGACAATTTCGCTCACAAGAGAGAGTATCAAGGGCGTCCTCCTGGTAAGCTGCCCAAATTTATATATCCTGTATTCAAGGCTCTGGTGCTATCTTTTAAACACGATGGATATGCTGCTGCATCGATGAGCCCTCTTTATTACCTCATCTCCATATCTAACTACACAGTTGTTACGTCTATTATATGCacataaacatataaatatatatacacacacacacaactgCATCTATAGACTGTAAGTCCCTGACTTTTCGGTTATGAATATTGAATCCAGATACCCTTCTACTTACCAATgatgttatttgtttttcagAATGTCTTCTTGGCAGGAATCGACACTGGTGCACTTACTGTAATCTGGGCGATCGCAGAGCTTATAAGGAAACCTGAACTGATGAGAAAAGCACAAGGTGAAGTCAGAAATTATATTGGAAATAAAGGACGAGTGAGCGAAGGCGACACCGAAAACCTCCCATACCTGAACATGATAATCAAAGAAACTCTGAGATTACACCCTCCCGCCCCTCTTATGCTTCCAAGGGAAGTCATGTCGCACTTCAAAATCAACGACTACAATATATATCCCAAAACATTTCTCCAAGTAAATGCTTGGGGAATCGGTCGTGACCCAAACTACTGGAAGGATCCTGAAGAATTCATC
Proteins encoded in this window:
- the LOC120000352 gene encoding cytochrome P450 71B37-like is translated as MALHTLGIWLWLPLILLCPLLLLRKKTRGKNQLPPSPPKLPILGNLLQLGALPHQSLWQLSKKYGPVMSVKLGYLPAVIISSADAAREVLKTHDLACCSRPPFVGAGRLTYNYSDMAFAPYGDYWRQLRKICVLELFSLKRVRSFQSIREEEVAALMNSIFQSATSSTPVDLNQKLFSLTASIIFRIAFGRSFKGSTLHHDKFHEMVHEMEAIMGGFSAEEYFPYVGWIIDRLTGRKAWIDRVFHKMDSFFEQVIEDRIESGSAEKDQEDIVDSMLRLQRDQTEQWTISLTRESIKGVLLNVFLAGIDTGALTVIWAIAELIRKPELMRKAQGEVRNYIGNKGRVSEGDTENLPYLNMIIKETLRLHPPAPLMLPREVMSHFKINDYNIYPKTFLQVNAWGIGRDPNYWKDPEEFIPERFEDGSIDFKGQNFEFLPFGAGRRICPGINMGTTTVELALANLLYCFDWKLPNGLEEEALNMEESVGRSLTVSKKTGLTLVPVNYLESLPVDNKS